The genomic stretch GAAGTGGCCTGCCtgggacatgggggtgggggtggcgggaCCGCCAACCCGTGTCGTAGTCTAGGGGTGGCTCGGCCCCCCATACCGAGACCCGCGGCCAGAAAGCTCCTCGCGTTCCAGGAACCCGGATGCAGGGCGTCGCCACGGATATCTTGCCTAGACTTCGCCCTccgtggagaggggaggggcgggagccGAGTGAGGGCAACGCAGTACACCGGTTGGAATCATCGCGACTCGGGCCACAGCGGCGGACGGAGGCCCACCTGCCCGAGGGAGGGGGGAGCACGGGCAAAACGGCCAAGCCCCACGTCTCGGAGTGGGCAACTCCCAGCAACGGCGCGCCGGATGCTCCGAGGCGGTTTCCAGACCTTCAGAAGCGGAGGCGGGTCCTGGGAGTGCGCCCCGGCGCGAGTGGGCGGGGCCGCCCTCCCGGAAGTGCCTGCGGCCTCGGGCTGGCGCGCTGCGCAGCGCAGCGGTATGCACAGTTCCCCAGTCTGGTACGGCTTCGGCTGTCGGGGCCGGGCCCAGTCGGTTTTGCTAGCCTCTCTGAGAGGGCGGGAGCCTTTTAGGGCAGCGATCCCGCGgtggaaagggaggaggagtCGTAGGGGACCCTGGCCCTTGCCCCAGCTAGAGAGGGAAGAGAGTTTGGCTGGCCTGCGGGCGAAAGCGTCGGTTCCCTTTCCACAGGAGAGGGGCGGATGGACGGGCTTCTGACTCCCAGGGAGTCCGCAGAATTCATTGCGGAGAACAGTCGAGATGTGTTCATTGACGGCGGAGGCGTGCGGAGGGTGGCCGAGCTTCTGCTGGCCAAGGCCGCGGGGCCCGAGCTGCGCGTGGGAGCCTGGAAGGCCCTTCATGAGCTGAACCCCAAGGCGGCCGACGAGGCCGCCGTTAACTGGGTGTTCGTGACAGACACGCTCAACTTCTCCTTCTGGTCGGAGAGTGACGAGCACAGATGTCTGGTGGGGTACGGGGGGAAAACGTACAGTGGGTACTGGTCCCTGTGCGCCGCGGTCAACAGAGCCCTGGACGAAGGTTGGTGCCCCTTCTCCCGGTCAGACCCAGCAGCTTTGAGGTTTCAGTTTAGTGGGAGGGTCCCACAGAGCGGGTTGGGAGATGGAATAATGTGTTGATAAGGCGAAATTGAAGTTCTTCACTGCCGGTACCTCTGCTTAAAAGTATGAGAAGAGGCTGGCATGAAATCTTTATTCAGTGGGAAATGATTCTAATATTTATCATTGTCACAGCTAAGTCAAAGTCAGTTTTCTAAAGAATGCCACTTTGATGGCATCTGAGGAACAAAGGGCAGAAATTATAACACATTTTACACAGTCAAAATACATCTGATGTAATATTACAATTGTTAGAAGTGGATGAACaaatacagacaagcaaatagAGAATGAGGGATCTGCTTCTGATTTTTAATTACTCATCCACTTTTACTGCATTCCTATAACAATTATGCATTCCTTTAACAATTATGTGGTTTCATTTTAATTGTGTTGCAATAGCAAGGGCCTAATGAATATAAATGTATGACGTTGTTccaatgccttttcttttctccccaaggGATACCAATAACTAGTGCTTCGTACTATGCCACAGTTACCCTGGATGAGGTTCGGCATATACTCCGTTCTGACACAGACGTCCCCATGCCTTTGATAGAAGAGAGGCATCGGATTCTCAATGAAACTGGGAAAATTCTGCTTGAGAAATTTGAAGGCTCTTTTCTTAATTGTGTCCGAAAAAGTGATAAAAGTGCTCAGAAGTTATTGCACCTGGTAGTTGAAAGCTTTCCTTCTTATAGAGATGTGACTCAGTTTGAGGTGAGTTGCTTCTGTtggccatttaattttttttatttttattttttaaaatatacttattttttggcagcactgggtcttcgttgcagtgcgcaggcttctcattgcagtggcttctcttgttgcggagcacgggccctaggcgcgcgggcttcagtagttgtggcacacagtctcagtagctgtggctcacgggctctatagcgcaggctcagtagttgtggcgcacaggcttagttgctccgcggcatgtgggatcttcccggaccagggctcaaacccgtgtcccctgcattggcaggcagattcttaatcactgtgccactaggAAGCCCCTGTTGGCCATTTTAGAGTTCTTTAATTATCTTCTCATAGTTAACTCTTTTACTTCCAGAATTCCTtttgagaataaaaatttaaattttggaattttttcccATGTGGAACAAAGGAACAATAACAAAATTATTAAGTAGTGTTTCAAAGATATTacttttcttaatgttttctaaTCAGTGTATTCTCTTTATTctgtcctttaaaaatgtttcaaaccTGAATTAACACTAGACCTTCAACATGATGTTGTCACTTAGGGATAGTGAGGTCCTTTTAGTACTTCAAAAAATTTACTTCATTGGATGAAAATCAGGATGTATACTAAATTCTctctaataaaaaatatttcttgcagAGTTCTAATGTATATatactgtgtgttttctttttcatacacAGGGTACTTTAACAGTATTATTTGCTTTATGGTACAAAAGAGTTTAAATAGACATTCTTTTAAAAGGGTGAGCATTTTGTGTACTCTCCCAGTGTACACCTGGATTTTGCTTTTGTATAATTCGTTTAGAATTTGTTATCACTGTTTATTTTAACTGTGACGTAGAATTGAAAGCAACTTCAGGGGGATCATATAATGTAAATCTATTGACTAAGTTAATGAATACTTGTGTCAACTTAAAATTTTGAAGCTACCCTTTTGTGATCACAATTCTGCAACTAAAATTACCAGTAATATTGTTCAAATCGTTCTTTATGATTTACAAGGTGTTTGCACAGACGCTCTCATTTGATCCGCAGAACAACTCTGTGGGGCCTAGGGACAAGGAACATTACAGTCCTGTTTGCAGACCAAGAACCAAagtctgaaaaaaagaaaggttaacTAGTGTATCTTAGGTCATTTAGTCAAGAAATAGCTAGCTTTTCAATTCTGCTGTAAAGTGAGAGATGCCTGATTATGTATGTTAAGATTCTTTTAATTGCAACTGACagacacaaaacaagaaaaaacttaaGCAAAAAGAATTTGGGGATAGGTACTGGGGATAAACATCCAGGATCAGGGACTCAATGCCATCAGGATTCAgtctctcttctttgtttctcttgactCCATTTTTCCTTTACTGCAGACCAGCTTTCTCCATGAAGTAGAAAAGGTCCatgaattttgcattttatcaCTTCAGCcatcagggagagagggagaaacttCCTCTGGGTTCTAAAACTCCTGGGCGAGGACTGAATGGGCCGGACAGAGGCAGTTCTTAGAAAAGAGGCCCTAGGCCACTGTTGAACTTTATTCTCTTCTGAGGAACAATTTTACTAATGCAGAGGGTACTTTGAGATTTATCTTTGTCTTCAAAGTATGTCATTTCAACCTTGTTTTTCAGGAAATTTGGATCAAGTTCCTTGGTCCATCATTCCgaccatttataaatatattaaacagtgtataaaataaatcaaactgcCATTAATGTGGCTGAGACTCTGTGTATTCCAGAACTGACGTGGTTGTTGTACAAGAAGGGCTGAGATTAAATCTAACATGACTTCAGGATGCAATGAATTCAGGACACCATGTAGTTTATTTACTTTCAAGTTGTCCTGAATTTTTGTCTTTGTGAAAGAAAGGAGTGATTTTTTGGTAGATTATGGTGTTGATTTAGTAAGCATTTgttgaatttctcttttatttacagCATagtgctttcttttgatttgttaTGTATGCTGAAAAGTTCAGTTAAAAACTGTACCAGGATATAGATTAATTTTAAGGctgatacattttaaatgaaaattagtaCCTGAACCATTTCCCAtcagtatttatttctaaaatacattCTTACAGAAATATCCCCAAAATGTAACAAAAATCAAACCTAAACCTTTTAACACTTTCCTAAAGGagtattatattttttcatgtattttttcataAGATTATCATTATTGTTACACAAAAGCACTATATTTCTGAAAGCCGTATGATTCCTAACATAACACTGAGCATGTAGTGGGTGCTCACTTAACCCTTTGATTAGTTAATTTACAGTTACTTTTGCATAttcatttaaaagatatataaatagttAGAGCACTTTGCTCAATTAATTCCAAGTCTAAAGGAATTCAAATTAAGTTTGGGTGCTGCTTCTGAATTCAGAAAGTGCTAAAATCAAATGTCTtttaatccatattttaaaattttctaattgcaaaagtaaaacaaattaataCAGAATTTGGAAGGTACAGAGGAGCAGTCTTTATTCTGCCAAGAGGTAACTACTATTCACAATTTggtctttttctctgtgtgtgtgaatgtgtatacATATGAGTGGGGGAGAGTTATGCtatacaaacttttaaaatttaacatattaTGAGCATCTATGTCAATAAAAATTCTTTCACAGCACACTTTTTTTTCCATACTACTATTTTTAATGACTTCACAGTATTCCACCATATGGATGTACATTACCATAATTATTTGCCTGAACTATTTTACCAGAATAATTGTGATAcacagttttagtttttaaattaaattttgtatcttattgttttcCGTTTTATATAATAATAAGCAATACTGACAACAGTTTACACCCGTAATATTTTCTTAGGACGGATTCCTAGTAATAGGATTACTGAGTCAGAGCATGGCCAGGATTTTCAGGCTTGTGATACATAAAAATGGTAACTCTTCTCCAGAAAGATGATCAGCCACAGCGTGTTGGAATGCCCTTTTCCCTGCTCCTTCGTAATATGGTCATGGTATTGGttgctgtattttttaatcttcagCAAGTTACATAAAAATAGTTAcaattgtttttaatgtttatttagttACTGCGATTTATCATTCACTTTTAGATATTatgaacaaattaatgaaattagaaaatttgtCTAAATGAGACAGTTTTAGATCAGTGATTTCCCAACCTGGCTGTGCCCCAGAATCAGTTAGGAAGCTTCAAAATTCAGATACATTTCCAAAGCACCATCCTCAAAGATTCTGATCTATGGgtaaaagaactattttttttaagctcttcAAGTGACTCTGATTTAGACTATTCAGTAGCTATATAAAAGTCCTAATTAATAGATTGGCTTCCTTTACGCTGATGTACTgataaatatacatgaaaagcATGAGcttttctgatattttaattgATAACATTTTATGTTACTCTTAAGCATTTGTAATTTTTGACCTTTCTAATTTGTTCATAATAAGTTTGTTGCAGAAAATCAACTCATGGTTATAGAGTTTTACACTGGTAATTACTTTATAAAGgtactattttgaaaatattttattcacaaaGCAATATTATGGAAATATAGGGTAATTGTTATTTGGGGATTTACTGGTATTTTCAGTGATATCAGTTaatattttacagatgtagaattttattactaaaattatttcattactaAAAACCATATCAGCTtgttaagaaaatgttttataggtgatttgagtttatttttagattctttgcttgaatttgtttttgtttttgttttcattttagggTATTATAATCTAATCCTTGTGATACTAGTTGGCTACCATGGAAACAGTGCTCATGATGTGACAATTTGTGTTTTGTTAGATGCCAGCACTGATTTTGTTATATAAGTCTGGTTCCTAGATTTTTCCAGTTTGCTCTATGAATCTTGTTAAAAATAGGAGACAGTAGCTTCTATCATAGTAAATATTATGATGTAATAATTTTGTTTGAAACAGTTTTATTTTGCCAATTAAGTTTTATGCCTTGCTGTTTAATAAAGTAGACTTGAATTAGAAACCTAGTTACCATATATAAGTCCAGTGTATATAGAGGAACAGCTGCCAGGTTGTCATATTTTGATAGGTTTGAGAATATAGATTATTAGCAAATGATATAGGGATATTTCTTAGTGGTGATTTGTTCCCCCAGCACTCATTGTAATTTACAGTCTTTACACTATGTCAAAAAATGAGTGTATGTGTTTGCCCTAGAAAACAAGATACCTGCTTTTTTAGTGGTGGCCTTagaaaatttagtttaaaaaaaaaaagaaatgaaatttagtttaTTTAGTAAAAGTAAATCTGGATTGATTGTAAGAGGTATACCTTAAGGTTAAGGAATATTAGGTTATTTCTCATTAGGACAGTGTAGCATTGGAGGTTTTTTTAGTAAATAAAGGAATCTGTATTATCAtcttaaagaatttttatatggAGTCTTTCCTTGaagaatttaatttcattttttatttacttctttatgtcatttacttatttaaacaTTCTCCAAGGTGGTCAGAATATATTTTGGGAGCCAGTGATACTGATTATTCACATTTAGCAGACTAGCAGTTATAGAAGATGATTTGAGGTTATTAGCATTGGTGTTAGGACTAGGAGTAGACTGTAATTATCTGTTTTTCCATAGTGAAAGCTAATGAGCATTTGTAGTTTTatagagagttttaaaaaattcatttatttatttggctgcaccagggtcttagttgcggcacatgggatctttagttgcggcatgtgggatctagttccctgaccagggattgaacccaggccccctgcattgggagcatggagtgttaaccactggaccaccagggaagtccctatagggAATTTTTGAGTTAAATTATGACCCATTATCTTATAATGCCTGGTTAAATTTGTTTCTTCCATGTATAAATATAATTGGTAACTAATTTTGTTATATAGACTTACATATTAACTTGGACCATTTCCAAAAAGGGTAGACTTGATAAATTATAGCTGCTGATCAGTTTTGTCTTTATCTCTGAAATAAGTTAATCATTTTATCtgaaaggaaactaaaaaatgGATGTTGTAATTCTCTTCAGAGGTGAATTTAGgaatgattattttcttctttatactcttCCATATTTTATACAATTAATGTGAATTATGTTGCAATcagaaaaacatacattttttaacttaaactttCTAAAGAAATGCTATCTAGCCCTTAACAATAGCAAGCAGGTGGATTATAGTGACACAGAAATATGTATATGAAGTAATGCCATTGAAAAAGAACACTAAATAGTGCCATGATtacataaattgtattttatgtgCTTTGAAAAATATAGGAAGTAAATTTGGAGTGATAGAGATAACTTAGTATTTATTAGaccccttctttttttctgtagaaGGCCTATAATTTCTTACCAAAGAGTAAGATTATTCTACCcttgaaaaatgttttctgtgtgtgCCTTTTTTTTAGTAGCATACATAAAGCTTTCACATACCCAGGTAACATTTATATTCTCCTCATTCATCAGgggaaaagaatttctttttacaAACGGGCCCAAATCCTTGTGGCAGATACGTGGAGTGTATTAGAGGGAAAAGGAGACGGCTGCTTTAAGGACATCTCCAGAATCACCATGTTTGCTGACTATAGATTACCTCAGGTTCTTGTTTACCTGGGAGCCCTGAAATACTCTGACGAACTACTGGAGAAACTTCTCAAAGGTTTGCCAGCTTAATTAAGCCATTCTTTGTtatatgttgggtctttgtctaGTTTCTTTCACAAAAGgtcttctttccttaaaaaacaaaacaaaacactattacTGTTAAAAGCACATGTAAAGAAGAATGCAGGGGCAattaaattacaaagaaaattgctttttgttgtttACAGTGTGGAATATAGATATTGTTGGAAATCACACTATTTGGACATCATCATTTCAGAGtcttataataaagtgaaaccTAAATTTATGTCATGTGAAGGTGTGCAACACTAAGACAGTTCAGGTTTGTATTTAAAGAGTGCTAAGCTGAAGAGCACACTACACTGTGAAATAAAAGGtgggctgagggcttccctggtggcgcaatggttgagagtccgcctgctgatgcaggggacacaggttcgtgccccagtccgggaagatcccacatgccccggagcggctgggcccgtgagccatggccgctgagcctgtgcgtccggagcctgtgctccacagcgggagaggccacagcagtgagaggcctgcgtacaggaaaaaaaaaaaacaaaaaaaaaacaggtgggcTGAGAGATAGGTAATATTTACTGGATTTTGCATTAGGAGGCTCCAAGGTCTGTCACTGGCTTATCTTGCACAAGTCACTCACTTTCCTAGGCTTATTTATTTACCATTATTGGGTTTGATTATTGATTCTCAAGAGTGGGAGCCTTATTATAATATGTGAGTATAGATAATTGTGTTTGTATGAAAagtagctttttgttttttaaacatttctttgtataaggaaaataattatactgtacaattttcatgttaatttctcttttaggtaCAGTATTTTCagctacttttttctttatttttaaaagaagtagttTTTATGATTGAATAATTTTCTCTTGTGAAATAGATTTCAATCACCCAAAATAAGAATAGCACAGGATATAAAAGTACCATTATTTCTATGATTGCTTCTACCAGGTTTTTATGCAGCCTTGGGCAATCTGTTttgcccatttcctcatctgaaaaataacaaGCTATTTTATGTCACAATGCTCATGTCTGGGGTCATTAATTGTTGGATACCtttattgtggggtttttttttttttttttttttttgtgttacacgggcctctcactgttgcggcctctcccgttgcggagcacaggctccggacgcgcaggctccggacgcgcaggcccagcggccatggctcacgggcccagccgctccgcggcatgcgggatcctcccggaccggggcacgaacccacgtccccctcatcggcaggcggactctcaaccactgcgccaccagggaagccctggataccTTTAAAAGGGACAACATTTAGCAGTCAGGGCTTCTACATACAGCCATATTCAGCTGATCTTTTTTTTGGCCAACGTATAGAATGTTCATTCCTATCTCTAAACACACTCTTGCTTGGTTTCCCTCacccagattttctttttttcaattcaaATCCTACACATCCACAAAGGCTTAGTTCAATTGTCACCTCTTCCACATAGCTTTTCCTAACTCTCCATGCTTTGTCTCCTTCTCCTGAGTTTTTAGAGCACCCAGTTGTCTCTGCTACTGTGAGAAAAACTCTGGTGAGAAGGGATCACCCAGCGTAGTTGTACAGAGTTGTCTGAATTTTCTTGTACCATCCATTTCACCTCCAGAGGCTCTTTTCCAAATGTCCAGCTGCAGCTGTTACTGCCTCTTATTACATCCAGCTTCAAACTATCCTTCGCTAGTTTGTCATAGGGGGAGCAAATTCCCTTGCCTCTTAGTTTATTTAAGCaaagttggaatttttttttccccaaaaagtaCTTTACTAACAACTAGAGGAGAAAAATTGATAGAACCTATAAATATAAAGGAGCACACATAAGTCTAGGACactgattaaaaaatttttttttttaatatttatttatttggctgcgccgggtcttagttgaggcatgtgggctcttttagttgcagcatgcgagctcttagttgcagcgtgcagaatctagttccctgaccacggattgaacccgggccccctgaattgggagcatggagtcttaaccactggaccaccagggaagtccctaaagattATCTTAAGTGAAATCTAGAACCAGGTGGCTTGATTAGATGAGGTAGAAACTTCCTTAACTGATATCCAGTGATACTTTTTCCAAACTTGAGGATATACTACATgtataattcttttcttctcttctcttctgggtAGGGCAGCCCTTGGAAGACCTACTTAGATTTCTGTTCATTTACCTACCtagatttctgttcattttatCTTTAGCTCATCTCTTCGCCAAAGGCATATTTTTTAGCTAGCTATAAAGACTGACAATGCAGTTTGGCTAAATTAGATTCTTCATTGTGATTCTAAGGCTGACTTTTAGGCCTAATATGTTGGCCAAGTTACCTTCCCTGACTCTAATCTATGTCAGTCCTCTCaaatggtttcattctttttctgtttcaaagtCCATGTCCTATTCCATACTGTAAGTTGCTGTATTAGTTACTTTGTTAGTTTCCTTATGGCTgacataacaaattatcacaaacttgatggcttaaaacagcagaaatatattctctcatgtctctggagactagaagtctgaaatcaaggtgtttgcAGGGCCATGCTTGCTCCCTCTGAAGGGTGTTGGGAAGAatctttctttgcctcttcctagcttctggtggctgccagcagtccttggc from Phocoena phocoena chromosome 6, mPhoPho1.1, whole genome shotgun sequence encodes the following:
- the QNG1 gene encoding queuosine 5'-phosphate N-glycosylase/hydrolase, whose protein sequence is MDGLLTPRESAEFIAENSRDVFIDGGGVRRVAELLLAKAAGPELRVGAWKALHELNPKAADEAAVNWVFVTDTLNFSFWSESDEHRCLVGYGGKTYSGYWSLCAAVNRALDEGIPITSASYYATVTLDEVRHILRSDTDVPMPLIEERHRILNETGKILLEKFEGSFLNCVRKSDKSAQKLLHLVVESFPSYRDVTQFEGKRISFYKRAQILVADTWSVLEGKGDGCFKDISRITMFADYRLPQVLVYLGALKYSDELLEKLLKGEVLSYGNRQEVEIRGCSLWCVELIRDCLLELTEKKDEKTSGEINSILLDYFLWDYARDHREDMKGIPFHRTRCIYY